AGTGCAAACCTGTAGCCGCTGCCGCAGGCTGCGAAGAAGACGCGGGAGGCTTGAGGGCGCCCGAGGTTCGGCAGGAGGCCGCCAAGCAAGGCCCCGCGTACCGAACGCGGCCCGGCCTTTCGCAGCTTTGTAGGCTCAGCAGCGGCTACAGGGGTGCAGGAAGGCGTTCTGAGCCGGCGCCTACCACCGCCGTGGCCGCAGGCACCACCAGGCCAGCCCCAGGGCCAGGCTGAACAGGCCGGTCAGGGCCTGCAGCGAGCCCGCCGGGCTGTCCGCCAGCAGGCTGGCCAACAGCCCGCAGCCGGCGGTCATGGCCATCTGGATAAAGAAGAACAGCCCCGAGGCGGTGCCGGCCACCGCCGCATAGGGCTGCAGAATCGCCAGCTGGCAGGCGGGAATCGCCAGGCCCACCGAGAGCATCAGCGCCAGCATCGGCAGCACGATGGCCCACAGGCTGTCGGGCCACAGGCTGCGGGTGAGCAGCAACAGGCCGGCGCCGGCCAGGTTCAACAGGCAGGCCGCGGTGATCAGGCGGTCGGCACTGTGGCGTACCCCCAGGCGCTGGAACAGCCGCGACCCCATCAGGTAGCCGGCCACGGTGGCGGCGAACACCAGGGCGTAGGCCGTGGGCGACAGCCCCAGCTGGCGCTGCAACAGGGCCGGCGATTGCACAATGAACGGGAAGTAGGTGCAGTAAAGGCAGCCGATGGCCAGGGAATAGCGCATGAAGTAGGCCTCGCCCAGCAGGCGCAGGTACAGGCTCGGCAGGCTTTTCACGGCCACTGGCGCGAGCTGCGGCGGGCGGGTTTCGGCCAGCCGCTTGAACATCAGCAGCCAGGCCGCAGCGGCCACCAGGCTCAGGCACAGGAACAGGCCACGCCAGCCCAGCAACTGGTCGATCAAGCTGCCCAGGGGCGGTGCCAGCATTGGCGACAGGGCAATGCCCATGGACAACAGCCCCAGCAGCCGCGGCTGCTCCTCGGGCGGGCAGCGGTCGCGGACCATGACCCGGCCCACCAGGGTGCCGCAGCAACCGCCCAGGGCCTGCAGCAGGCGGGCGGCCATCAGTACTTCGACACTGGCGGCCAGCATGCAGGCCAGGCTGGCCGCGAGAAACAGCGCTGTGCCCGCCAGCAGTACCGGGCGCCGGCCATAGCGGTCGCACAGCGGGCCACCCAGCAGCATCGACAGGGCATAGCCGAGCATGTACAGGCTCAGGGTCAGTTGCAGCTGGGCGTCGCTGGCCCCCAGTTGGTCGGCCATGGCCGGCAGCGCCGGCAGGTACAGGTCGATGCTGATCCGCGGCAGGCAGACCACCACCAGCAGCAACAGGGTCCAGAGCCAGGGGGCGAGGGGGCGTTCAACAGCGATGGAGCGGGTGGTGATGGGGCTGGCGGGCGGCATGGCAGGCTCGGGGCAGAGGGCGATGGCGCTGAAATTAAGGGGTTTGTGGTTTAATGCCGAGCACCATTTAGGCCGCTTTTGACTGGACCACTATGAGCCGTGGAAAACACCCCGTGCCCCTCGACCTGCCGCTGCCCCAGCACTGCGATGAAGCCCCGGGCAAACAGGACAGCGCCTACAGTGCCCTGCGCCAGGCGATCCTGGAAAAACGCCTGCCTGCCGGCTGCCGCTTGCCCTCGACCCGCACCCTGGCCCAGCGCTGGGGCCTGTCCCGGGGCACCCTGGAAGTGGTCTTCGACCGCTTGCGCAGCGAAGGTTATGTGAGCCGGGCCAGCGGTTCCGGGACCCGGGTCTGCGCGGTGGTGCCGGACCTGTACCTGAGCGCCCCGGCACGGGCGGCGGCACCCATCGTCAGCGAGAGCGAACCACCGTACCCGCCGCTCAGCGTGCGGGCCGGCCAGCCCTTTGTCGCCCGGCTGGCCGACCCGGCGCTGTTTCCCCTGCAACGCTGGACCCGCTCCCTGACCCGGGCCCTGGGCAATGCTTCGGCGCAGTCGCTGTGGGACGCCGACCCCGGCGGCCTGCCGGCCCTGCGCCAGCAGATCGCCCAGTACCTGGGGCAGCACCGGGGCATCGCCTGCGAGCCGCAGCAGGTGATGATCACCACCGGCATCCGCCATGGCCTCGACCTGCTGGCCCGCAGCCTGCTGCAAGCGGGCGACAAGGTGTGCCTCGAAGACCCCGGCTACCTGTCGGCCCGGAGCCTGTTCGCCCTGGCCGGAGCGCGGCTGGTGCCGATTCCGGTGGAGGAGGACGGGATCGATGTACAGCAGCTGCAACACCATCAGGATGCCCGCATGGTCTATGTCACCCCGGCCCATCAGGCGCCCCTGGGCATGACCATGCCGGTGTCCCGGCGCCTGGCCCTGCTGGAGTGGGCCCGGCACAGCGAGGCCTGGGTGGTGGAGGACGACTACGACAGCGAATTCAACTACCAGAGCGCGCCCCTGGCGGCCCTCAAGTCCCTGGACCGGGACGACCGCGTCATCTACTGCGGCAGCTTCAACAAGACCCTGTTCGCCGGCCTGCGGGTAGGGTTCATGCTGCTGCCCGAGCGCCTGCGCCCGCGGTTGCTGGCCACCTTGCAGGACACCGGGCGCTCGGTGGGGGTGATCGAGCAACTGGCCCTGGCCGACTACATCGCCAGCGGCGCCTTCCTGCGCAATCTGCGGGCGGCGCGCCAGGCCTATCAGGAACGCCGCGACCTGCTGCTGGCGATCCTCGCCAGTGAAGCGCCAGGCTGCTACAGCATCAGCGGCCAGCAGGCCGGGCTGCATCTGCTGCTGACGTTGCCGCCGGGCAGCGATGAGGCGCGCTTTCGCCAGCGCGCGGCCCAGCAGGGCCTGCTGTTGCAGGGCCTGGCCGAGCACTGCCAGCAGGTGCGCCGGCCGGCGGCGGTGATCGTCGGCTACGCGGCCCTGAGCCTGGCGCAGATCCGCTTCAGCGGCTCGCGGCTGGCGGCGCTGCTGGTGGCCGAGGCAGGGCCTGTAGAGGGCCGCTGACTGTCATCTGGCTGTCATGTGGCTCAGGCACCCTCGGCGCCCCGGCCTCCGGCCTTTGTGGATTACAGGGACGTCATGATCATTGTCACCGCCGGCGCGGCTTATCTGGATATCGACGCCTACGCCGGCTGCATTGCCTATGCCGAATGGCTCAACCTCAACGGCCGCCCGGCCCGGGCCCTGAGCAGCGCGCCGCTCAACGAGAGCATCCCGGGCACTTTCCGCCAGCGTCTCAAGGGGCTGGACGCCCATGTTCCGCAAGGGACCGAGCAGTTCGTGCTGGTGGACATTTCCAACCACCTGCACCTGGACCCGCTGGTGGACCTGGACCGGGTGGTGGAGGTCATCGACCATCACCCGGGTTTCGAGGCCTTCTGGAACGAGCGCCTGGGCCAGCACGCGGATATCCGCCAGATCGGTGCCGCCTGTACCCAGGTCTACCAGCGCTGGCGCGACTCCGGGTTGCTGCCCAGGATCAGCCGCGACAGCGCGCAACTGCTGGCGGCGGGCATTCTCGACAACACCCTGAACTTCACCGACCAGGGGTGCACCGCGGCGGACCGCCAGGCCTACGCCGACCTGGCCGCGCTGGCCGGCCTGGGCCCCGACTGGCCCGAAGACTATTTCAAGGAGTGCCAGCAGCAGATCGAAGCACAACTGCCCGAGGCCCTGCTCAAGGACCTGAAAGTGTTCGAAGCGTCCAGCAACCTGCCGCGGCGTTTCGCCCAACTGACCCTGTGGCATGCCCAGGGCCTGCTGGTGCGCCAGCGCAGCCTGATCGAGCAGGTGCTGGGGCAGTGGGGCGATGACTGGCTGCTGAACCTGATCAGCCTCGGCGAAGGCACGAGCTACCTGCTGACCGGCAGCCCGGGCAGTGCCCGCAAGCTGGAACGGCTGCTAGAGTGCAGCACCCTGGACGGCGTGCATTGCCCGGGCCGGCCGATCCTGCGCAAGGAACTGCTGCGCAAGGGCCTGGCGCTCCAGGCAACGTCCTGACCCCGGAGAGCCCCAATGGACCTTGAACAACGCTTGCAGCAGGTGCATGACGAGCAGAGCTTCCTCGACTTCGTTCAGGCGCTGATTGCCGACCGCCGCCAGGCGCAGCGCATGGCCCAGGCCGGCGAGGCCGACAGTTGGCAGAACCATTGCATCGAGGATTTTCTCGACGGCGCCCACGCCTGGGCCGAGGCCACCGGCATCGGTGCCACCCAGGGGCTGGTGGAGGCTTCGCCCTGGCAGCGCTTCGCGGTGTTCCTGTACTGCGGCAAGATCTACGAATAGCGCCGCGCCAGCCGAAGGGCTAGTCGTCGAAGCCGCCCTGTTCGTGAATCTCGTCCATCTTCAGTTCCAGGCGGTAGGCCACGGCAATGAACAGCGCCTGGCACAGGCACAGGGTGGCGCTCAGTGAGCGGAAGGCGAAGGAGCTGCCCTCGTTGACCAGCAGCACGCTGTTGGCGCGCTTGGCCAGGGGCGACAGGGTGCTGTCGGTGATGATCAGGGTCTTGGCCTGGTTGTGCTGGGCAATGCGCAGGCAGTGCTGGGTTTCCTTGGCGTAGGGGGTGAAGCTGATGGCGATCACCAGGTCGTTGGGGCGGATACTGCGCATCTGCTCGCGGTAGCTGCCCCCCAGCCCCGACACCAGGTGGATGCGCTTGTTGGTGTGCTGCAGGTTGTACACCAGGTAGTCGGCCACGGCGAAGGAGCGGCGCACCCCCACCACATAGATATTGTCGGTGTTGACCACCAGGTCCACGGCCTGCTCGAAGGCCGCGTCGTCCAGCTCCAGGCCCAGGCGCTCGATCCCCGACAGGGTGGCGCTGATGCAGTCGCGCGCCAGGTCGCCGTCGCTGGCCTTCTGCGACTTGTTGGCGATCAGGCTGCGGATGCGCTGCTGGTAGTTCTGCACCGGCGTGGCCTTGTGGGTGTAGGCCTGGCGGAACAGCGCCTGCATTTCACTGAAGCCGCTGAAGCCGAAACGCTGGGAAAAACGCACGATGGCCGAAGGGTGCACCTCGCACTCGCGGGCGATGTCGCTGATCCGGTCGACCATGATCCGGTCGCTCTGCTGGCTCATGTAGCTGGCGATGCGCTTGAGCTGGCGCGGCAGGCTCTCGTACTCCTCGGTGATCAACTGCAGCAGCCGCTCGGCATTGGCCGGAGGGCTGGCAAGGTCGCTCTCGGGCGTGCGATCGGACAGGGCCGGCTGATCGGTGCGGGACATAACGGATCCTTCTGAGGGTACTGATGGGAGCGACCGCGGGCGTCGCCCCCTGACAATAAATGGGCTGCGGGCAGTCTACAGGGTCGGCGCCGGGAAAATCTTGAGGGGCCCGGCCCCGGGCGCCTTGCTGAAACGATGCACGGCGCAGCCTTGGGCATTGCAGAAAAGTTTAATGGAAAAAATATTCCACGTAAAAAATTTATAGAATAAATATTGATTGGTGCCGGGAGACGTTCTAGTCTGCATCCACCAAGTAGGCCTGCCGGGGCAGTGCGCGACGGCAGGCAGCGGCTGATAAAAATAACAGGAGCCAGCATGGGCCAGACTCGTTTTGCCAGTGGGCGTCAATTGGATCTGATCTGCCTCGGACGCCTGGGCGTCGACCTCTACGCGCAGCAAGTGGGGGCCCGGCTGGAGGATGTCGCAAGCTTTGCCAAATACCTCGGCGGCTCGTCGGCGAACATTGCCTTTGGCACTGCGCGGCTGGGCCTCAAGTCGGCGATGCTGAGCCGGGTCGGTGACGACCACATGGGGCGCTTCCTGCTGGAGTCGCTGGTGCGCGAAGGCTGCGACGTCAGCGCCGTCAAGGTCGACCCGCAGCGCCTCACCGCCCTGGTCCTGCTGGGCCTCAAGGACCGCGAAACCTTCCCCCTGGTGTTCTACCGCGAGAACTGCGCGGACATGGCGCTGTGCGCCGCCGACATCGACGAAGCCTTCATTGCCTCCAGCAAGGCCCTGCTGATCACCGGCACCCATTTCTCCACCGATGGCGTCTACCGGGCCAGCCTGCAGGCCCTGGACTACGCGCAAAAGCACGGGGTCAAGCGGGTCCTGGACATCGACTACCGGCCGGTGCTCTGGGGCCTGGCGGGCAAGGCCGACGGCCAGACCCGGTTCGTGGCCGACCCGCAGGTCAGCCAGCATGTGCAGGGCATCCTGCCGCGCTTCGACCTGATCGTCGGCACCGAAGAGGAATTCCTGATTGCCGGTGGCAGCGACGACCTGCTGACGGCCTTGCGCACCGTGCGCTCCCTGAGCGCCGCTACCCTGGTGGTCAAGCTTGGCCCGCAAGGGTGCACGGTGATCCACGGCGAGATTCCGGAGCGCCTGGAAGACGGGGCGATCTACCCCGGCGTGCGGGTGGAGGTGCTCAACGTGCTGGGCGCCGGCGATGCCTTCATGTCCGGCTTCCTCAGTGGCTGGCTGGAAGAGGCCAGTGATGAGCGCTGCTGCCAGTTGGCCAACGCCTGCGGCGGCCTGGTGGTGTCGCGCCACGCCTGCGCCCCGGCGATGCCGACCCGGGCCGAACTGGACTATCTGTTCAGCAGCCCGGTGCCCATCACCCGTCCCGACCAGGACCCGGTCCTGCAACGCCTGCATCAGGTCAGCGTGCCGCGCAAGGCCTGGAAGCCCCTGTTCGTCTTTGCCTTCGACCACCGTGGGCAACTGGTGGAGCTGGCCCAACAAGCCGGTCGCGAGCTCAAGGCCATCGGTCAGCTCAAGCAACTCTTCATAGAAGCGGTGCAGCGGGTCGAAGCCGACCTGCGGCGCCGGGGCATCGAGGCCGATGTCGGCCTGCTGGCCGACCAGCGCTTCGGCCAGGAGGCGCTGAACGCCGCCACCGGGCGCGGCTGGTGGGTGGCGCGCCCGGTGGAAGTGCAGGGCTCGCGGCCCCTGGCGTTCGAGCACGGGCGCTCGGTGGGCAGCAACCTGATCGCCTGGCCCCAGGAACAGATCATCAAGTGCCTGGTGCAATTTCACCCGGACGACGACCCCCTGCTGCGCCTGGAACAGGAAGCGCAGATCCGTGGCCTGTACCAGGCGTCCCAGGTCAGCGGGCATGAACTGCTGCTGGAAATCATCCCGCCCAGGGACCTGCCCGGCGCTCATCCCGAGGTGCTCTACCGCAGCCTCAAGCGCCTGTACAACCTGGGCATCTACCCCGCGTGGTGGAAGATCGAGGCGCAGTCGGCCGAGGAATGGAAAAAGCTCGATGAGCTGATCCAGGAGCGCGACCCCTATTGCCGTGGCGTGGTGCTGCTGGGCCTGAATGCCTCGGCCGAAGCCCTAGCCGAGGGCTTCCGGCAAGCGGCTGACAGCCGCACCTGCCGGGGCTTTGCCGTGGGCCGCACGATTTTCCAGGAGCCCAGCCGAGCCTGGCTGGCGGGGGAGATCGACGACGACACCCTGATCCGGCAAGTGCAGGACACCTTCGAACAACTGATCAACGCCTGGCGCAGCGCCCGCCCTGTGTAGGAGCCGGCTTGCCGGCGAAGAGGGTCTTGAGCCTGGTGCCAGGCTCGCCGGCGCCTTCGCTGGCAAGCCAGCTCCTACCAGTGCGAGGCCGTTCTCCACGCTTTCATGAATAACAACAAAAGGTGCAGCCATGCCCGCGATCCGAATTGGCATCAACCCGATTTCCTGGAGCAACGACGACCTGCCGGCCCTGGGCGGTGAAACGCCCTTGAGCACCGCCCTCAGCGAAGGGCGCGAGATCGGTTACCAAGGCTTCGAACTCAACGGCAAGTTCCCCAAGGACGCCAAGGGCGTGGGCGATGTGTTGCGCCCTTATGACCTGGCGCTGGTCTCGGGCTGGTACTCCAGCCGCCTGGCCCGGCGTTCGGTGGCCGAGGAAATCGACGCCATTGCCAGCCACGTCGAACTGCTCAAACGCAACGGCGCCTCGGTGCTGGTCTACGGCGAAGTGGCCGACTCGATCCAGGGCTTGCCGGTGCGTCTGATCGAGCGCCCGCGCTGGCACAGTGCACAGGCCTGGCAGGATTACGCGGACAAACTCACGGAGCTGGCGCGTTTCACCCTGTCCCAGGGCGTGCGCCTGGCCTATCACCACCACATGGGCGCCTACGTCGAGTCCCCGGCGGACATCGACACGCTGATGCGCCTGACCGGCGAGGAAGTCGGCCTGCTTTTCGATTCGGGCCATTGCTACATGGGCGGCGGCGAACCCCTGGAGGTGCTGCGCCGGCATATCGGGAGGGTGTGCCATGTGCACTTCAAGGACGTGCGCAAGCCGGTGGTGCAACTGGCGCGCAACAACCTGTGGAGCTTCCCCGACTGCATCGTCAACGGCACCTTTACCGTGCCGGGCGATGGCGACATTGACTTCGCTCCCTTGCTCGATGTGCTGCTGGACGCTGGCTACCAGGGCTGGCTGGTAGTGGAGGCCGAGCAGGACCCGGCGGTGGCGCCGAGCTACGTCTATGCGAAAAAAGGTTACGACACCCTGCGGGCCCTGCTGGATGCCGCGCTGCAACGCAGGAGGGCTGCCCAATGAGCCTGCTGGTTAAAAGCGCTGCAAAGGGCCGGACCATGGTCCAGCTGCAAGAGGGCGCCCTGGAATACGTGGGGTTCAGTGCCTACCGCCTGGGCCTGGGGGAAAGCCTGCCGGTCAGCGCCGGCGACAAGGAGCTGTGCCTGGTGCTGCTCAGCGGCCGCATCGATGTGCAGGGCGAAGCGTCCCAGGGCGCCTTCCAGTGGCCCAACCTGGGTGACCGGCAATCGGTGTTCGAAGACAAATCCCCCTTTGCAGCCTACCTGCCGCCGGGCAGTCGGGCCCGGGTCACCGCCTTGAGCGATGTGCAGATCGCTGTGTGTGCCGCCCCGGGGGCAGTCGATAACGACCTCGGCCCACGGCTGATCCGCCCGGAACAATGCAAGCGCAGCGTGCGCGGCAAGGGCGCCAATACTCGCTACGTCTGCGACATCCTGCCCGACAGCGAACCGGCCCATTCCCTGCTGGTAGTGGAGGTGCGCACGCCGTCCGGGCATTCCTCCAGCTACCCGCCGCACAAGCACGACACCGACGACCTGCCGCACCAGAGCTTTCTGGAAGAGACCTATTACCACCAGCTCAACCCGCCCCAGGGCTTTGTCTTCCAGCGGGTCTACACCGACGACCGCAGCCTGGACGAGGCCATGGCGGTGGAGCACCACGACCTGGTGGTAGTGCCCAGGGGCTACCACCCGGTCAGCGTGCCCTATGGCTACGAGTCCTATTACCTGAACGTGATGGCTGGGCCGAAGCGGGTCTGGCAGTTCCATAACGACCCCCGGCACAGCTGGCTGCTGGATCTGTGAACGACGCACCTTTGCCGATTTTCGGGGAGTTGGAACATGACTCAGCCTTTGCGTTTTGCCTTGAACCGAATGGTCGCACCGCACCTGCCTCTGGCGGATTTTCTTGACCTGGCACTGGCCTTGAAGATCGATGCAGTGGAGCTGCGCAATGACCTCAAGGGTGTGGAGATCGAGGATGGCACGCCCCCCGAGCAGGTCCGCGAGCTGTGTGAGCAGCGTGGCATCCGGCTGCTGTCGATCAATGCCCTGTACCCCTTCGACCTGTGGGATGAACAGCGCCGCCAGCAGTTGTTGCACCTGGCCGGTTATGCCCGCGCCTGCGGTGCCGAGGGCCTGGTGTTGTGCCCGCTGAACGACCCCGGCGACCGGCGCAGCGCGGGCCAGCGGGCCCAGGGGCTGGCGGCCGCCCTGACCCGGATCGCGGAGGTTCTTCGCCAGCATGGCCTGCGCGGTTTTGTCGAACCCCTGGGGTTTGCCGAGTGCGCCCTGCGTGACAAGCGCAGCGCCGTGGACGCGATCCGCGCCGTGGGCGCGCTGGATGTGCTGAGCCTGGTGCACGACACCTTCCACCACACACTGGCTGGCGAACCCCAGCTGTTCGCCGAGCTCACCGGGCTGGTGCATCTCTCCGGTGTCGAGGGGCCGCCACTGCCTCTGGCAGCGCTGCGGGACGGTCATCGGGTGCTGGTGGGCGCGGCGGACCGGCTGGGCAACACGACGCAGATCGCCGCGTTGCTGGCGGGCGGTTACCGCGGCTACCTGTCCTTCGAGCCCTTTGCCGCGAGCGTTCACGAGCGACCGGACCTGCAGCAGGCTCTGGAGCGCAGTATCCAGCACCTGCGCCAGGCCCTGGCCTGACCCCCCTTGTAGGCGCCGGCAAGCCGGCTTCTGCACAAAGAACAGTGAGAGTGCTGTATGGCCATTGAAGGAACACAGATGAGCACGATTCGACTGACCATGGCCCAGGCCCTGGTGAAATTCCTCGATAACCAGTACGTCGAGGTGGACGGGCAGCAGAGCCGGTTCGTTGCCGGGGTCTTTACGATCTTCGGCCACGGCAATGTGCTGGGCATCGGCCAGGCGCTGCAGCAGGACCCGGGCCAATTGCGGGTGCACCAGGGCCGCAACGAGCAGGGCATGGCCCATGCCGCCATCGGGTTTGCCAAGCAGCACCTGCGGCGCAAGGTCTATGCCTGCACCGCTTCGGTGGGCCCCGGCGCGGCCAATATGCTGACCGCCGCGGCCACCGCCACGGCCAACCGCATTCCCTTGCTGCTGTTGCCCGGTGACGTGTTCGCCAGCCGCCAGCCGGACCCGGTGCTGCAACAGATCGAGCAGTTCCATGACCTGGGCATCAGCACCAACGATGCCTTCAAGGCGGTGAGCAAATACTGGGACCGGATCAACCGCCCGGAGCAGTTGATGAGCGCGGCGCTGCAGGCGATGCGAGTGCTGGCCGACCCGGCCCAAACCGGCGCGGTGACCCTGGCGCTGCCCCAGGATGTGCAGGCCGAGGCCTACGATTACCCGCTGAGCTTCTTCGCCCGACGGGTGCATCGCATCGACCGGCGGCCACCCACCGAAGCGATGCTGGCGGACGCCGTGGCGCTGCTGCGGGGCAAGCGCAAGCCGTTGCTGATCTGCGGTGGCGGGGTCAAGTACGCCGCGGCCAACCAGGCCTTGCAGGCCTTTGCCGAGCGCTTCGCGATACCGGTGGCCGAGACTCAGGCCGGCAAGAGCGCGCTGCTGTCCAGCCATCCATTGAACGTGGGCGGCATCGGTGAAACCGGCTGCCTGGCGGCCAACCTGCTGGCCCGGGAGGCCGACCTGATCATTGGCGTCGGTACCCGCTACAGCGATTTCACCACCTCGTCCAAGTGGCTGTTCCAGCACCCCCAGGTGCAGTTTCTCAACCTCAATATCAACCCCGGCGATGCCGTGAAGCTCGATGGCGTGCAACTGCTGGCCGATGCCCGGGCCGGCTTGCAGGCACTGGGCGAGGCCCTGGCCGGCAGCGCCTACCGCGCCGGCTGGGGCACTCGGGTGGCCGAGGCCAGGGCGCAGCTGGATGCCGAGCTGGAGCGGGTCCACGGCGTGCACTATCAGGGCGAGGATTTTGTGCCGGAGGTCAACGACGCGCTGGACCCGGCGGTGCTGCGCGAGTTCATCGAGCTGACCGGCTCCTGCCTGACCCAGAGCCAGGTGCTGGGGGTGCTCAACCAGACCCTGGCCGACGATGCGGTGATTGTCGCCGCTGCCGGCAGTTTGCCCGGGGACCTGCAACGCAGCTGGCGCAGCAAGGGGCTCAACACCTACCACGTGGAATATGGCTATTCGTGCATGGGTTATGAAATTGCCGCGGCCCTGGGGGTCAAGCTCGCCGCCCCCGAGCGCGAGGTCTATGCCCTGGTGGGCGACGGCTCCTACCTGATGCTGCATTCGGAGCTGCTGACCTCGATCCAGGAGCAACGCAAGATCAACGTGGTGCTGCTGGACAACATGGCCTTCGGCTGCATCAACAACCTGCAGCTGGGCCAGGGCCTGGACAGCTTCGCCACCGAGTTCCGCTACCGCAACCCAGACAGCGACCAGCTCGACGGCGGCCTGATCCCGGTGGACTACGCCATGAGCGCCGCGGCCTACGGCTGCAAGACCTACAAGGTGAGGAACCTGGAGCAGCTCCACGCCGCCCTGGCGGACGCCCGGCTGCAGCGGGTCTCGACCCTGATCGATATCAAGGTGCTGCCCAAGACCATGCTCCACGGCTACCTGTCCTGGTGGCATGTGGCGGTGGCCGAGGTCAGCGGCAGTGAGAGGGTGGCCGCCGCGGCCGCCGCCATCGATCAGCAGTTGGCCAAGGCGCGCCAGTACTGAAGCTCCCTAACCGAACAACCACAGGAGTACACCCATGTCTTTGCAGCTAGGCGTTATCGGCACTGGTGCCATAGGTCAGGATCACATTCGGCGTTGCAGCCAGACCCTGCAGGGCTGCCGGGTGGTGGCGGTGACCGACATCGACCCGCAGCAGGCGGCCCGGGTGCTGGCCGGGCTCACGCTTGAGGCCGAGGTCTACCCCGACGGCCATGCCCTGATCCAGGCGCCGGAGGTCCAGGCGCTGCTGGTGACGTCCTGGGGCCCGAGCCACGAAGAGTTCGTGCTGGCGGCCATCGCCGCCGGCAAGCCGGTGTTCTGCGAAAAGCCCCTGGCGGTGACTGCCGCCGGCTGCCGGCGCATCGTCGAGGCCGAGATTGCCCACGGCCGGCGCCTGGTGCAGGTGGGGTTCATGCGCCCCTACGACGCCGGCTACCAGGCGCTCAAGGCGGTGCTGGACAGTGGGCGCATCGGTGAGCCGCTGATGCTGCACTGCGCCCACCGCAACCCGCGGGTGGGGGAGAACTACAAGACCGACATGGCCATCACCGACACCCTGATCCACGAGCTGGATGTGCTGCGCTGGCTGCTGGCGGACGACTATGTGTCGGTGCAGGTGCTGTTCCCGCGCAAGACCGGCAAGGCCCACTCCCAACTGCGCGACCCGCAGATCGTGCTGCTGGAAACCGCCCGGGGCACGCGGATCGACGTGGAGATCTTCGTCAACTGCCAGTACGGCTACGACATCCAGTGCGAAGTGGTGGGCGAGAGCGGCATCGCCCGCCTGCCGGAGCCGCCCCAGGTCCAGCTGCGCAGCGCGGCCAGCCTGTCCAGCGCGATCCTGATGGACTGGAAGGAGCGCTTCATCGCCGCCTATGACGTCGAGCTGCAGGCCTTTGTCGATGGCGTGCGCGCTGGCCGGGTGGGTGGGCCCTCGGCCTGGGACGGCCTGGCCGCGGCGGTGGCGGCCGACGCCTGCATCGAGGCCCAGCAGAGCGGGGCGATCGTCCCCATCAGCCTGCCCCAGCGCCCGGCGCTCTACGCCTGAACCCCGGGATTTCTGTAGGCGCCGGCTTGCCAGCGAAGGTGTTTTCCAGGGCGCTGCAAGGCGTGCGGGCCCCTTCGCCGGCAAGCCGTCTCCTGCGGGAAGCGAGGGATCGGGCTGCTGGAAATGCAATTGCAGTAAAATTCTAAAATGAGTTGATATAGAAATTATTTTCCAATAAAGTCGTTTCCAGGTAGCCGACCCTACAAGGTTCCCATGGCCTTCAAGCCCCGCTTGAGCCCTGGAGAACCCACCAACAAGAACAAACAGGTGCCGTCGATGAAAACCTTCCGCTCTGCTCTGCAATGGCTGTCCCGTACCCGGGGCGCCGCCTCCCGCGATCTGCCCGTCACTCCCTGGTCCTCTCGTTTATTGACCCTGCTCAGC
The DNA window shown above is from Pseudomonas protegens CHA0 and carries:
- the iolE gene encoding myo-inosose-2 dehydratase, which produces MPAIRIGINPISWSNDDLPALGGETPLSTALSEGREIGYQGFELNGKFPKDAKGVGDVLRPYDLALVSGWYSSRLARRSVAEEIDAIASHVELLKRNGASVLVYGEVADSIQGLPVRLIERPRWHSAQAWQDYADKLTELARFTLSQGVRLAYHHHMGAYVESPADIDTLMRLTGEEVGLLFDSGHCYMGGGEPLEVLRRHIGRVCHVHFKDVRKPVVQLARNNLWSFPDCIVNGTFTVPGDGDIDFAPLLDVLLDAGYQGWLVVEAEQDPAVAPSYVYAKKGYDTLRALLDAALQRRRAAQ
- the iolB gene encoding 5-deoxy-glucuronate isomerase, coding for MSLLVKSAAKGRTMVQLQEGALEYVGFSAYRLGLGESLPVSAGDKELCLVLLSGRIDVQGEASQGAFQWPNLGDRQSVFEDKSPFAAYLPPGSRARVTALSDVQIAVCAAPGAVDNDLGPRLIRPEQCKRSVRGKGANTRYVCDILPDSEPAHSLLVVEVRTPSGHSSSYPPHKHDTDDLPHQSFLEETYYHQLNPPQGFVFQRVYTDDRSLDEAMAVEHHDLVVVPRGYHPVSVPYGYESYYLNVMAGPKRVWQFHNDPRHSWLLDL
- a CDS encoding TIM barrel protein; the encoded protein is MTQPLRFALNRMVAPHLPLADFLDLALALKIDAVELRNDLKGVEIEDGTPPEQVRELCEQRGIRLLSINALYPFDLWDEQRRQQLLHLAGYARACGAEGLVLCPLNDPGDRRSAGQRAQGLAAALTRIAEVLRQHGLRGFVEPLGFAECALRDKRSAVDAIRAVGALDVLSLVHDTFHHTLAGEPQLFAELTGLVHLSGVEGPPLPLAALRDGHRVLVGAADRLGNTTQIAALLAGGYRGYLSFEPFAASVHERPDLQQALERSIQHLRQALA
- the iolD gene encoding 3D-(3,5/4)-trihydroxycyclohexane-1,2-dione acylhydrolase (decyclizing), with protein sequence MSTIRLTMAQALVKFLDNQYVEVDGQQSRFVAGVFTIFGHGNVLGIGQALQQDPGQLRVHQGRNEQGMAHAAIGFAKQHLRRKVYACTASVGPGAANMLTAAATATANRIPLLLLPGDVFASRQPDPVLQQIEQFHDLGISTNDAFKAVSKYWDRINRPEQLMSAALQAMRVLADPAQTGAVTLALPQDVQAEAYDYPLSFFARRVHRIDRRPPTEAMLADAVALLRGKRKPLLICGGGVKYAAANQALQAFAERFAIPVAETQAGKSALLSSHPLNVGGIGETGCLAANLLAREADLIIGVGTRYSDFTTSSKWLFQHPQVQFLNLNINPGDAVKLDGVQLLADARAGLQALGEALAGSAYRAGWGTRVAEARAQLDAELERVHGVHYQGEDFVPEVNDALDPAVLREFIELTGSCLTQSQVLGVLNQTLADDAVIVAAAGSLPGDLQRSWRSKGLNTYHVEYGYSCMGYEIAAALGVKLAAPEREVYALVGDGSYLMLHSELLTSIQEQRKINVVLLDNMAFGCINNLQLGQGLDSFATEFRYRNPDSDQLDGGLIPVDYAMSAAAYGCKTYKVRNLEQLHAALADARLQRVSTLIDIKVLPKTMLHGYLSWWHVAVAEVSGSERVAAAAAAIDQQLAKARQY
- a CDS encoding Gfo/Idh/MocA family protein, encoding MSLQLGVIGTGAIGQDHIRRCSQTLQGCRVVAVTDIDPQQAARVLAGLTLEAEVYPDGHALIQAPEVQALLVTSWGPSHEEFVLAAIAAGKPVFCEKPLAVTAAGCRRIVEAEIAHGRRLVQVGFMRPYDAGYQALKAVLDSGRIGEPLMLHCAHRNPRVGENYKTDMAITDTLIHELDVLRWLLADDYVSVQVLFPRKTGKAHSQLRDPQIVLLETARGTRIDVEIFVNCQYGYDIQCEVVGESGIARLPEPPQVQLRSAASLSSAILMDWKERFIAAYDVELQAFVDGVRAGRVGGPSAWDGLAAAVAADACIEAQQSGAIVPISLPQRPALYA